In the Streptomyces sp. f51 genome, one interval contains:
- the rarD gene encoding EamA family transporter RarD, with the protein MAGTSRGEQRIGLLNGFAAYGMWGLVPLFWPLLKPAGAIEILAHRMVWSLAVVGVLLLVMRRWAWAGELLRQPRKLGLITIAAAVITVNWGVYIWAVNSGHVVEASLGYFINPLVTIAMGVLLLKERLRPVQWTAVGVGAAAVLVLTIGYGRPPWISLCLAFSFATYGLVKKKVNLGGLESLAAESTIQFLPALAYLLWLGSRGEATFAAQGPGHGALLAATGVVTAIPLICFGAAAIRVPLSTLGLLQYMAPVFQFLLGIFYFHEAMPAERWAGFALVWLALSLLTFDALRAARRGALALRQAARAAAGPAAAASVPAEAVALAVPAEAAGIAADAVASAGPAGSHGTV; encoded by the coding sequence GTGGCCGGGACGTCGAGGGGCGAGCAGCGCATAGGTCTGCTGAACGGCTTCGCGGCCTACGGGATGTGGGGGCTCGTCCCCCTGTTCTGGCCGTTGCTGAAGCCCGCCGGAGCCATCGAGATCCTCGCCCACCGGATGGTGTGGTCGCTGGCCGTGGTCGGTGTCCTGCTGCTGGTGATGCGGCGCTGGGCCTGGGCCGGCGAGCTGCTGCGGCAGCCGCGCAAACTGGGGCTGATCACGATCGCGGCGGCGGTCATCACCGTGAACTGGGGCGTCTACATCTGGGCGGTCAACTCCGGCCACGTCGTCGAGGCCTCGCTCGGCTACTTCATCAACCCCCTGGTCACCATCGCGATGGGCGTGCTGCTCCTCAAGGAGCGGCTGCGGCCGGTGCAGTGGACCGCCGTGGGCGTCGGCGCCGCCGCGGTCCTCGTCCTGACCATCGGCTACGGCCGCCCGCCGTGGATCTCGCTCTGCCTCGCGTTCTCCTTCGCCACGTACGGCCTGGTGAAGAAGAAGGTCAACCTCGGCGGCCTGGAGTCGCTCGCCGCCGAGAGCACGATCCAGTTCCTGCCCGCGCTGGCGTACCTGCTGTGGCTGGGCTCGCGGGGCGAGGCGACGTTCGCCGCGCAGGGTCCGGGGCACGGCGCGCTGCTCGCGGCGACCGGCGTGGTCACGGCGATCCCCCTGATCTGCTTCGGCGCCGCCGCGATCCGTGTGCCGCTGTCCACGCTGGGCCTGCTCCAGTACATGGCCCCCGTGTTCCAGTTCCTCCTCGGCATCTTCTACTTCCACGAGGCCATGCCGGCCGAGCGTTGGGCCGGGTTCGCGCTGGTGTGGCTCGCGCTCTCGCTCCTGACGTTCGACGCGCTGCGTGCCGCGCGGCGGGGTGCGCTGGCCCTGCGGCAGGCGGCCCGCGCGGCCGCCGGACCGGCCGCGGCCGCGAGTGTCCCCGCCGAGGCCGTCGCCCTGGCGGTCCCCGCCGAGGCCGCGGGCATCGCCGCCGATGCCGTCGCGTCCGCCGGGCCGGCCGGTTCGCACGGCACCGTCTAG
- a CDS encoding 2-oxoacid:acceptor oxidoreductase subunit alpha: protein MTSKVSSPTEQADEAVVGEQRKPPGAKDVRRLDRVIIRFAGDSGDGMQLTGDRFTSETASFGNDLSTLPNFPAEIRAPAGTLPGVSSFQLHFADHDILTPGDAPNVLVAMNPAALKANIADVPRGAEIIVNTDEFTKRAMQKVGYATSPLEDGSLDGYNVHPVPLTTMTVEALKDFELSRKEAERSKNMFALGLLSWMYHRPTEGTEKFLRTKFARKPDIAAANLAAFRAGWNFGETTEDFAVSYEVAPASTAFPTGTYRNISGNLALSYGLIAASRQADLPLYLGSYPITPASDILHELSRHKNFGVRTFQAEDEIAGIGAALGAAFGGSLAVTTTSGPGVALKSETIGLAVSLELPLLVIDIQRGGPSTGLPTKTEQADLLQAMYGRNGEAPVPIVAPRTPADCFDAAMEAARIALTYRTPVLLLSDGYLANGSEPWRIPETDELPDLRVQFAQGPNHTLDDGTEVFWPYKRDPQTLARPWAVPGTPGLEHRIGGIEKQDGSGNISYDPANHDFMVRTRQAKIDGIDVPDLEVDDPTAGADTLVLGWGSTYGPITAAVRRLRTAGEHIAQAHLRHLNPFPRNLGTVLRGYDKVVIPEMNLGQLATLVRARYLVDAHSYNQVNGMPFKAEQLATALKEAIDG, encoded by the coding sequence GTGACGAGCAAGGTCAGCAGCCCAACGGAACAGGCCGACGAAGCCGTCGTAGGAGAACAGCGCAAACCGCCGGGGGCGAAGGACGTCCGTCGGCTCGACCGGGTCATCATCCGGTTCGCGGGGGACTCCGGTGACGGCATGCAGCTCACCGGCGACCGGTTCACCTCGGAGACCGCCTCCTTCGGCAACGACCTGTCGACCCTGCCGAACTTCCCTGCCGAGATCCGCGCGCCCGCAGGCACACTGCCGGGCGTTTCGTCGTTTCAACTGCACTTCGCCGACCACGACATCCTCACGCCGGGCGACGCGCCCAATGTGCTGGTGGCCATGAATCCGGCGGCCCTGAAGGCGAACATCGCCGACGTGCCGCGCGGCGCCGAGATCATCGTCAACACGGACGAGTTCACCAAACGGGCGATGCAGAAGGTCGGCTACGCCACCAGCCCGCTGGAGGACGGCTCACTGGACGGCTACAACGTCCATCCCGTCCCGCTCACGACGATGACCGTCGAGGCGCTGAAGGACTTCGAGCTCTCCCGTAAGGAGGCCGAGCGCTCCAAGAACATGTTCGCGCTTGGCCTGTTGTCGTGGATGTACCACCGGCCGACGGAGGGCACGGAGAAGTTCCTGCGGACCAAGTTCGCCAGGAAGCCCGACATCGCGGCGGCCAACCTCGCCGCGTTCCGGGCGGGGTGGAACTTCGGTGAGACGACGGAGGACTTCGCGGTCTCCTACGAGGTGGCGCCGGCGTCGACGGCGTTCCCGACCGGCACCTACCGCAACATCTCCGGGAATTTGGCCCTGTCCTACGGCCTCATCGCCGCCTCCCGGCAGGCCGATCTGCCGCTGTACCTGGGCTCGTACCCCATCACCCCGGCCTCGGACATCCTGCACGAACTGAGCAGGCACAAGAACTTCGGGGTGCGCACCTTCCAGGCCGAGGACGAGATCGCGGGGATCGGCGCGGCGCTGGGCGCGGCGTTCGGCGGCTCGCTCGCCGTGACCACGACGTCCGGTCCCGGTGTGGCGCTGAAGTCGGAGACGATCGGGCTGGCGGTCTCCCTCGAACTGCCCCTGCTCGTCATCGACATCCAGCGCGGCGGGCCCTCGACCGGACTGCCGACCAAGACCGAGCAGGCCGACCTGCTCCAGGCGATGTACGGGCGCAACGGCGAGGCGCCGGTGCCGATCGTCGCGCCGCGCACCCCGGCCGACTGCTTCGACGCGGCGATGGAGGCGGCCCGGATCGCGCTGACCTACCGGACACCCGTCCTGCTGCTGTCGGACGGCTACCTGGCCAACGGCTCCGAGCCGTGGCGGATCCCGGAGACCGACGAACTCCCGGACCTGCGGGTGCAGTTCGCCCAGGGACCCAACCACACCCTGGACGACGGCACCGAGGTCTTCTGGCCCTACAAACGCGACCCGCAGACCCTCGCCCGCCCCTGGGCCGTCCCCGGAACGCCCGGTCTTGAGCACCGGATCGGCGGGATCGAGAAGCAGGACGGCAGCGGGAACATCTCCTACGACCCCGCCAACCACGACTTCATGGTCCGCACCCGCCAGGCCAAGATCGACGGCATCGACGTCCCCGACCTCGAGGTCGACGACCCCACCGCCGGCGCCGACACCCTTGTCCTGGGCTGGGGTTCGACATACGGGCCCATCACCGCCGCGGTGCGCCGGCTGCGGACCGCCGGGGAGCACATCGCGCAGGCGCACCTGCGCCACCTCAACCCCTTCCCCCGCAACCTCGGCACGGTCCTTCGGGGTTACGACAAGGTGGTGATCCCCGAGATGAACCTCGGCCAGCTCGCCACCCTCGTGCGGGCCAGATATCTGGTCGACGCGCACTCCTACAACCAGGTCAACGGCATGCCCTTCAAGGCCGAGCAGCTCGCCACAGCTCTCAAGGAGGCCATCGATGGCTGA
- a CDS encoding response regulator transcription factor: MRVVIAEDSVLLREGLTRLLTDRGHDVVAGVGDGDALIKTITEFAAQDALPDVVVADVRMPPTHTDEGVRAAVQLRKAHPELGVLVLSQYVEERYATELLAGSSRGVGYLLKDRVAEVREFVDAVVRVAQGGTALDPEVVAQLLGRSRKQDVLTGLTPREREVLGLMAEGRTNSAIARQLVVSDGAVEKHVSNIFQKLGLSQSDGDHRRVLAVLTYLNS; this comes from the coding sequence GTGCGGGTCGTGATCGCCGAGGATTCAGTGCTGCTCAGGGAGGGCCTGACCCGGTTGCTGACCGACCGTGGGCATGATGTCGTGGCAGGGGTCGGTGACGGCGACGCGCTGATCAAGACCATCACCGAGTTCGCGGCGCAGGACGCGCTGCCGGACGTCGTCGTCGCGGACGTACGGATGCCGCCGACGCACACCGACGAAGGCGTGCGGGCGGCCGTGCAGCTGCGCAAGGCGCACCCGGAACTCGGTGTGCTGGTGCTGTCACAGTACGTGGAGGAGCGCTACGCCACCGAACTGCTGGCCGGTTCGAGCCGTGGCGTCGGCTATCTGCTCAAGGACCGGGTCGCCGAGGTGCGCGAGTTCGTGGACGCGGTGGTGCGGGTGGCCCAGGGCGGCACCGCGCTGGATCCGGAGGTGGTGGCACAGCTGCTGGGCCGCAGCCGCAAGCAGGACGTGCTGACGGGGCTGACGCCGAGGGAGCGCGAGGTGCTCGGACTCATGGCCGAGGGCCGGACGAACTCCGCCATCGCCCGCCAGCTGGTGGTGAGCGACGGCGCGGTCGAGAAGCACGTCAGCAACATCTTCCAGAAGCTGGGTCTGTCACAAAGTGACGGGGATCACCGGCGTGTTCTGGCCGTCCTCACATACCTGAACTCATGA
- a CDS encoding peptidoglycan DD-metalloendopeptidase family protein — MSNGGGSTMTWVVGGCLAAVMMPVVMMVAVSGASSEEDPGPGAGGGLKNGSVPQSYVPWVLKAGAMCDVIKPAVIAAQIEAESGWNPEARSPVGAEGLSQFMPGTWPNWGRDDDGNGRASPFDPGDAIMAQGRYDCALAKTVEGYKNRGEASGETLDLALAAYNAGPGAIHQYHGMPPYTETRNYVARIKSLIPKYASVDDPPGKIPAGQELAMPIAGNPPVTSPFGMRMHPILHVYKLHTGIDFGAAAGTPFRAARDGTVTFAGWSNGYGNRVVISHGTINGDRISTTYNHMRSLSVHVGQHVQVGQQVGEVGSTGYSTGPHAHFEVQQNGTYVDPAPWLGLK; from the coding sequence ATGTCCAACGGGGGCGGGTCCACCATGACCTGGGTCGTCGGCGGCTGTCTGGCCGCCGTGATGATGCCGGTGGTCATGATGGTCGCGGTGAGCGGAGCGTCGAGCGAGGAGGATCCGGGACCGGGTGCGGGCGGGGGCCTGAAGAACGGTTCCGTGCCGCAGAGTTACGTTCCCTGGGTGCTCAAGGCGGGCGCCATGTGCGACGTCATCAAGCCGGCCGTCATCGCCGCGCAGATCGAGGCCGAGTCGGGCTGGAACCCCGAGGCCCGCTCTCCGGTGGGTGCCGAGGGGCTGTCGCAGTTCATGCCGGGGACCTGGCCGAACTGGGGCAGGGACGACGACGGCAACGGCCGGGCGTCGCCCTTCGACCCCGGTGACGCGATCATGGCCCAGGGCCGCTACGACTGCGCGCTCGCCAAGACGGTCGAGGGGTACAAGAACCGCGGCGAGGCGAGCGGTGAGACGCTCGACCTCGCGCTCGCCGCCTACAACGCGGGCCCCGGAGCGATCCACCAGTACCACGGCATGCCGCCGTACACCGAGACCCGGAACTACGTCGCCCGCATCAAGTCCCTGATACCCAAGTACGCGTCGGTGGACGATCCGCCGGGAAAGATCCCCGCCGGGCAGGAACTGGCGATGCCGATCGCCGGAAACCCGCCCGTGACCTCGCCGTTCGGCATGCGCATGCACCCGATCCTGCACGTCTACAAGCTGCACACCGGCATCGACTTCGGCGCCGCGGCGGGTACGCCGTTCAGGGCGGCCCGGGACGGCACCGTCACCTTCGCGGGCTGGTCCAACGGATACGGCAACCGTGTGGTCATCTCGCACGGGACCATCAACGGGGACAGGATCTCGACGACGTACAACCACATGCGGAGCCTCAGCGTTCACGTGGGCCAGCACGTGCAGGTCGGCCAGCAGGTCGGCGAGGTGGGTTCCACCGGCTACTCGACGGGGCCGCACGCCCACTTCGAGGTTCAGCAGAACGGCACGTACGTGGATCCGGCACCCTGGCTGGGACTGAAGTGA
- a CDS encoding SCO6880 family protein, protein MSTDAMTRPTYGNWRRPRRPGLGPLGLLGTVVAFGGLLVALLASLVSLTAAIVVLVPVGLFLAPLALRTVDGRNVYQVLAIRVGWTRRRSSGSHTYLSGPLSKRPGGRYQPPGLLARTRMHEGRDAYNRPFGVLHHPGRGLYTVVLACEPDGGSLVDPSQIDIWVASWGDWLARLSHEPGLRGAQVVVETAPDTGTRLAAEVLPRIAPDAPAAARAVMEEVVERYPSASSEMHTYIALTYGPTGGPKRGTDDIVTDLSMRLPGLLSGLVAAGGGSAYPLAADRLAEIVRVAYDPAIAPDVLSARAEHAETGVEWADAGPAAAVETVTSYKHDSGVSRTWMLTLAPRGTVRSSVLRGLLEPAPGTRRKRVSLIYRPIDPATSARIVESDRRTAHFMAGSRRGLVQARASSEMQAAEQTAAEEAAGAGLVEFSLMVTVTVDGEEQLQDAGITVRNLQASSRILMRPADRMQAAAFTCTLPVGLLPWEHTLVPYQIREAL, encoded by the coding sequence ATGTCCACCGACGCCATGACGCGTCCCACGTACGGGAACTGGCGCAGGCCCCGCCGTCCCGGACTCGGTCCGCTGGGTCTGCTCGGCACCGTCGTCGCCTTCGGCGGACTGCTGGTGGCGCTGCTGGCCTCCCTGGTGTCGCTGACGGCCGCGATCGTCGTCCTCGTACCGGTCGGGCTCTTCCTCGCCCCGCTGGCCCTGCGCACGGTCGACGGACGCAACGTCTACCAGGTCCTCGCGATCCGCGTCGGCTGGACGCGGCGCAGGTCCTCCGGCTCGCACACGTATCTCTCCGGGCCGCTGTCCAAGCGCCCCGGCGGCCGCTACCAGCCGCCGGGACTGCTCGCGCGCACCCGGATGCACGAGGGCCGCGACGCCTACAACCGTCCCTTCGGCGTGCTGCACCACCCGGGCCGCGGTCTGTACACGGTGGTCCTGGCCTGTGAACCCGACGGCGGTTCGCTGGTCGACCCCTCCCAGATCGACATCTGGGTGGCCTCCTGGGGCGACTGGCTCGCGCGGCTCTCGCACGAACCGGGCCTGCGCGGCGCCCAGGTCGTCGTGGAGACCGCCCCCGACACCGGGACCCGGCTCGCGGCCGAGGTGCTCCCCCGGATCGCCCCCGACGCGCCGGCCGCCGCACGCGCCGTGATGGAGGAGGTCGTCGAGCGCTACCCGTCGGCGTCCTCCGAGATGCACACGTACATCGCCCTGACCTACGGTCCGACGGGCGGCCCCAAGCGCGGCACGGACGACATCGTCACCGACCTGTCGATGCGGCTGCCCGGCCTGCTGTCCGGGCTGGTCGCGGCGGGCGGCGGCAGCGCCTACCCGCTGGCGGCCGACCGGCTCGCCGAGATCGTCCGGGTCGCGTACGACCCCGCCATCGCGCCCGATGTGCTCAGCGCCCGCGCCGAGCACGCCGAGACCGGGGTGGAGTGGGCCGACGCCGGCCCGGCCGCGGCCGTGGAGACCGTCACCTCGTACAAGCACGACTCGGGGGTCTCGCGCACCTGGATGCTGACCCTCGCGCCGCGCGGCACCGTCCGTTCCAGTGTGCTGCGCGGGCTCCTCGAACCGGCTCCGGGCACCCGGCGCAAGCGGGTCTCCCTGATCTACCGGCCCATCGACCCGGCGACCTCGGCCCGCATCGTCGAGTCCGACCGGCGCACCGCGCACTTCATGGCGGGCTCGCGGCGCGGTCTCGTCCAGGCGCGGGCCAGTTCCGAGATGCAGGCCGCCGAGCAGACCGCGGCCGAGGAGGCGGCGGGCGCGGGGCTCGTGGAGTTCTCGCTGATGGTGACGGTCACCGTGGACGGCGAGGAGCAGTTGCAGGACGCGGGCATCACCGTGCGCAACCTCCAGGCCTCCTCCCGCATCCTGATGCGCCCCGCCGACCGGATGCAGGCCGCGGCCTTCACCTGCACGCTGCCGGTCGGTCTGCTCCCGTGGGAGCACACCCTCGTTCCGTACCAGATCAGGGAGGCACTGTGA
- a CDS encoding helix-turn-helix domain-containing protein, with amino-acid sequence MAVSMKAADGYDAGEAMCPYRLVLEHVTSRWGVLVLIELLERSYRFSELRRAIGRVGKGVSEKMLTQTLQTLERDGLVHRDAKPVIPPRVDYSLTDLGREAAEQVRSLALWTSERMADVEKARGAYDEARGRAPRAS; translated from the coding sequence ATGGCCGTAAGTATGAAGGCAGCGGACGGGTACGACGCCGGTGAGGCGATGTGCCCCTACCGCCTGGTCCTGGAACACGTCACCAGTCGTTGGGGCGTCCTCGTCCTGATCGAGCTGCTGGAGCGGTCGTACCGCTTCAGCGAGCTGCGCCGGGCGATCGGAAGGGTCGGGAAGGGGGTCAGCGAGAAGATGCTCACCCAGACCCTCCAGACCCTGGAGCGCGACGGGCTCGTCCACCGCGACGCCAAGCCGGTCATCCCGCCGCGCGTCGACTACTCCCTGACCGACCTGGGCCGCGAGGCCGCCGAGCAGGTGCGGTCGCTGGCCCTGTGGACCAGTGAGCGCATGGCCGACGTCGAGAAAGCCCGCGGCGCGTACGACGAAGCCCGGGGACGCGCGCCCCGGGCCTCGTAG
- a CDS encoding 2-oxoacid:ferredoxin oxidoreductase subunit beta, giving the protein MADTSTEGPGTIEALSLVPKADARQSMKDFKSDQEVRWCPGCGDYAILAAVQGFMPELGLAKENIVFVSGIGCSSRFPYYMNTYGMHSIHGRAPAIATGLASSRRDLSVWVVTGDGDALSIGGNHLIHALRRNVNLKILLFNNRIYGLTKGQYSPTSEVGKITKSTPMGSLDAPFNPVSLAIGAEASFVARTVDSDRKHLTDVLRQAAAHPGTALVEIYQNCNIFNDGAFDVLKDRQSAEEAVIRLEHGRPIRFGADGSRGVVRDPRTGDLQVVTVTPDNEADILVHDAHTASPTTAFALSRLADPDTLHHTPIGVFRSVDRPVYDTQMADQLDAAIEQNGKGDLAALLAGGDTWTVIG; this is encoded by the coding sequence ATGGCTGACACGTCAACGGAAGGCCCGGGCACGATCGAGGCGCTTTCCCTGGTCCCCAAGGCCGACGCCCGGCAGTCCATGAAGGACTTCAAGTCCGATCAGGAGGTGCGCTGGTGCCCGGGCTGCGGTGACTACGCCATCCTCGCCGCCGTCCAGGGCTTCATGCCCGAACTCGGCCTGGCGAAGGAGAACATCGTCTTCGTCTCGGGCATCGGCTGCTCGTCCCGCTTCCCGTACTACATGAACACCTACGGGATGCACTCCATCCACGGCCGCGCGCCCGCCATCGCGACCGGGCTGGCCTCCTCGCGCCGCGACCTGTCCGTATGGGTCGTCACCGGCGACGGCGACGCCCTGTCCATCGGCGGCAACCACCTCATCCACGCCCTGCGCCGCAACGTGAACCTGAAGATCCTCCTCTTCAACAACCGGATCTACGGCCTCACCAAGGGCCAGTACTCACCCACCTCCGAAGTCGGCAAGATCACCAAGTCGACACCGATGGGCTCCCTGGACGCCCCCTTCAACCCGGTCTCCCTGGCCATCGGCGCCGAGGCCTCCTTCGTCGCCCGGACCGTGGACTCCGACCGCAAACACCTCACCGACGTCCTGCGCCAGGCCGCCGCCCACCCCGGCACCGCCCTGGTGGAGATCTACCAGAACTGCAACATCTTCAACGACGGCGCCTTCGACGTCCTCAAGGACCGACAGTCCGCCGAGGAGGCCGTGATCCGCCTGGAGCACGGCCGGCCCATCCGCTTCGGCGCCGACGGCTCCCGCGGCGTGGTCCGCGACCCCCGCACCGGCGACCTCCAGGTCGTCACCGTCACCCCGGACAACGAGGCCGACATCCTGGTCCACGACGCCCACACCGCGTCCCCGACCACCGCGTTCGCCCTGTCCCGGCTCGCCGACCCCGACACCCTGCACCACACCCCCATCGGCGTGTTCCGCTCCGTCGACCGGCCCGTCTACGACACCCAGATGGCCGACCAGCTCGACGCCGCCATCGAACAGAACGGCAAGGGCGACCTCGCCGCCCTCCTCGCCGGCGGCGACACCTGGACCGTCATCGGCTGA
- a CDS encoding SDR family oxidoreductase codes for MSIVVTGATGHLGRHVVEQLLEKVPAEQITAVVRDESRAADLAARGVRLAVADYNTPRTFDGLFSAGDKVLLISGNEFDKGRVEQHRVVIDAAKAAGVSLLAYTSAPGSLTAALADDHRATEEVLLASGLPYSLLRNGWYHENYTENLAPVLAHDAVVQAAGEGRIASASRADYAAAAVAVLTGEGHENTTYELSGDRAWGFAEYAAELSRQTGKEIAYNPVSPEVFASILTGAGLPEAFAGILAGVDVSIEKGELAATPGDLSRLTGRPTTPIAEAVAVALKG; via the coding sequence ATGAGCATCGTCGTCACCGGAGCCACCGGACACCTCGGCCGTCACGTGGTCGAGCAGCTGCTGGAGAAGGTCCCCGCCGAGCAGATCACCGCCGTCGTGCGGGACGAGTCCAGGGCAGCCGACCTCGCGGCACGCGGTGTACGGCTCGCGGTCGCCGACTACAACACGCCCCGGACCTTCGACGGCCTGTTCTCGGCCGGTGACAAGGTGCTGCTGATCTCGGGCAACGAGTTCGACAAGGGCCGCGTGGAGCAGCACCGGGTCGTCATCGACGCGGCCAAGGCGGCCGGGGTCTCCCTGCTCGCCTACACCAGCGCCCCCGGCAGCCTGACGGCCGCGCTGGCCGACGACCACCGCGCCACCGAGGAGGTCCTGCTCGCCTCCGGACTGCCCTACTCGCTGCTGCGCAACGGCTGGTACCACGAGAACTACACCGAGAACCTCGCCCCGGTGCTCGCGCACGACGCCGTGGTCCAGGCCGCCGGGGAGGGCCGGATCGCCTCCGCCTCGCGCGCCGACTACGCGGCCGCCGCCGTCGCGGTGCTGACCGGCGAGGGCCACGAGAACACCACGTACGAGTTGAGCGGCGACCGGGCCTGGGGCTTCGCCGAGTACGCCGCCGAGCTGAGCCGGCAGACCGGCAAGGAGATCGCCTACAACCCCGTGTCGCCCGAGGTCTTCGCCTCGATCCTGACCGGCGCCGGGCTGCCCGAGGCCTTCGCCGGGATCCTCGCAGGCGTCGACGTCTCCATCGAGAAGGGCGAGCTGGCCGCCACCCCCGGCGACCTGTCCCGGCTCACCGGCCGCCCGACCACGCCGATCGCCGAGGCCGTCGCGGTGGCGCTGAAGGGCTGA
- a CDS encoding sensor domain-containing protein — MATDYGHGYGHPGGSGFDGAGAGERSHRLPAPLRAPFEARAWREFGYVLLGLPLGILMFTFAVTMFSLGAGLLITFLGVPVLAAALAGCRGLGSLERARARGLLGVEVAEPEPLRTKGHGTMAWIGAVLKSGTSWRHLLYAVVQFPWSVFSFVVALNFWVYGWALLTYPLWFWVFPMYGGQDGIQLYGDSTHAIYLDNPFEIAVTALVGLLFTMATPWIVRALTTVDRLMVRGLLGPSRLATRVVELESDRGVVVDTAAADLRRIERDLHDGAQARLVALAMDLGLAKEKLAEDPEAAARMVDEAHGEVKTALQELRDLARGIHPAVLTDRGLDAALSSVASRCTVPVRVEVDLAARPAPAIEGIAYFTVSELLQNISKHSRATRASVDVWRVENRLMIQVGDNGVGGAEAGSGSGLAGLAERLDAVDGILVVDSPPAGPTRITAELPWRG, encoded by the coding sequence ATGGCCACGGATTACGGACACGGATACGGGCACCCCGGCGGGTCCGGATTCGACGGGGCGGGCGCCGGCGAGCGGTCGCACCGCCTCCCGGCCCCGCTGCGGGCGCCGTTCGAGGCCCGCGCGTGGCGCGAGTTCGGCTATGTGCTGCTGGGCCTGCCGCTCGGGATCCTCATGTTCACGTTCGCCGTCACGATGTTCTCGCTCGGCGCGGGCCTGCTGATCACCTTCCTGGGCGTTCCGGTGCTCGCCGCCGCGCTGGCCGGCTGCCGTGGTCTCGGATCGCTGGAGCGGGCGCGGGCGCGCGGGCTGCTCGGGGTCGAGGTGGCCGAGCCCGAGCCGCTGCGGACGAAGGGCCACGGGACGATGGCGTGGATCGGCGCCGTGCTCAAGAGCGGTACCTCGTGGCGGCACCTGCTGTACGCGGTGGTCCAGTTCCCGTGGTCGGTGTTCTCCTTCGTCGTCGCGCTGAACTTCTGGGTCTACGGGTGGGCGCTGCTCACCTATCCGCTGTGGTTCTGGGTCTTCCCGATGTACGGCGGTCAGGACGGAATCCAGCTGTACGGCGACAGCACGCACGCGATCTACCTGGACAACCCGTTCGAGATCGCGGTGACCGCGCTGGTGGGACTGCTCTTCACCATGGCGACCCCGTGGATCGTGCGGGCGCTGACGACCGTGGACCGGCTGATGGTGCGCGGGCTGCTCGGGCCGTCGCGGCTGGCCACGCGTGTGGTGGAGCTGGAGTCCGACCGCGGGGTGGTGGTCGACACGGCCGCCGCCGATCTGCGCCGTATCGAGCGCGATCTGCACGACGGGGCACAGGCCCGGCTCGTGGCCCTGGCCATGGATCTCGGGCTCGCCAAGGAGAAGCTGGCCGAGGACCCCGAGGCCGCGGCGCGGATGGTGGACGAGGCGCACGGCGAGGTGAAGACGGCGTTGCAGGAGCTGCGGGATCTCGCGCGCGGCATCCATCCGGCGGTGCTGACGGACCGCGGGCTCGACGCGGCGCTGTCCTCGGTGGCCTCGCGGTGCACGGTGCCGGTGCGGGTGGAGGTGGATCTGGCGGCGCGGCCCGCACCCGCGATCGAGGGGATCGCCTACTTCACCGTCTCCGAGCTGCTCCAGAACATCAGCAAGCACTCCCGTGCGACGCGGGCGAGCGTGGACGTGTGGCGGGTGGAGAACCGGCTGATGATCCAGGTCGGCGACAACGGGGTCGGCGGGGCCGAGGCCGGCTCGGGGTCGGGTCTGGCGGGGCTCGCGGAACGGCTCGACGCGGTGGACGGGATCCTGGTGGTGGACTCCCCGCCGGCCGGTCCCACCCGGATCACGGCGGAGCTGCCCTGGCGGGGCTGA
- a CDS encoding VOC family protein — translation MTPTPEPAPATAPVHWKLVIDSADPHAQADFWSAALGYTAEDNSALVERLLSLGALPAEATVGFHGRPAFRDLIAVRHPEDPYDQESGTGLGRRLLFQRVPEPKTEKNRLHLDLHPGEGRRADEVARLTALGASVLREVREPAGAWTVMTDPEGNEFCVH, via the coding sequence ATGACGCCGACTCCCGAGCCCGCGCCCGCAACCGCACCCGTCCACTGGAAGCTCGTCATCGACTCCGCCGATCCGCACGCGCAGGCCGACTTCTGGTCCGCCGCGCTCGGTTACACGGCCGAGGACAACAGCGCCCTCGTCGAGCGGCTGCTGAGCCTCGGCGCGCTTCCGGCCGAGGCCACCGTCGGCTTCCACGGCCGTCCGGCGTTCCGGGACCTGATCGCCGTACGGCATCCCGAGGACCCGTACGACCAGGAGAGCGGCACCGGCCTCGGGCGGCGGCTGCTGTTCCAGCGGGTTCCCGAGCCGAAGACGGAGAAGAACCGGCTCCACCTCGACCTGCACCCCGGCGAGGGCCGCCGCGCCGACGAGGTCGCGCGGCTGACGGCGCTCGGGGCGAGCGTGCTGCGCGAGGTGAGGGAACCGGCGGGGGCGTGGACCGTGATGACGGACCCCGAGGGGAACGAGTTCTGCGTCCACTGA